The window AAGCTGCTATGAAAAACGATGGGAAGAATCCGAAGAAGGGGACACCGGGCGATCATCCGTCGCCTGAATCCCATTCCTCCCATGAAGAGCATCCGATCATCCCCCCGCGCGGCGATTACCAGACCCTCCACTCCTTCCACAAAGCCGAGGTGGTCTATGACCTCACCTTCCGCTTCGCGCACAAGCATCTCGCCAAAGGCGACCGCACCATTGACCAGATGATCCAGGCCGCCCGCTCCGGCAAAAAGAATTTGCTCGAAGGCAGCAAAGCCGCCCTCACCTCCAAGGAAACCGAGATCAAGCTCACGAGCGTCGCCCGCGCCAGCCTGGAGGAAGTGCTCGACGACTACCGCGACTACCTCCGCGTGCGCGAGCACCGCGAGTGGGACAAGGATTCCAAGGAAGCGCTCTATGTCCGTCGGCTTGGGCGCAAAGTCCCGCAGACCTACGAGCTTTACCGCGAGTTCGTGGACACCCGCCCGCCCGAGGTGGTGGCCAACATCGCCATCTGCCTGATTCACCAGGCGAACTACCTGATTGACCAGCAACTGCGCCGTCTGGAAAAGGACTTCCTCGAACAAGGCGGCCTGCGGGAGCGCATGTTCAAGGCCCGCCTCCAGCACCGCCGCCAACACCCGCCCAAGCCATGACCCATAACCATCCCATCTCTCCCATGCGTCACATGGCTCGCCCGCGGGCTTCGCGGAGTTATGCGAGGTGTTCGCCGATGGTGATTGGGTCGAAAGCAAAGACCAATCGTCGGAGGGCATTCGCCTTATTCAGACTGGCAACGTGGGCGACGGCATCTTCAAAGACCGCGCCGAGAAAGCTCGTTACATCTCGGAGGCCACGTTCAAGCGTCTGCGATGCACGGAAATCTTCGAGGGTGATTGCCTCATCTCGCGCTTGCCTGATCCAGTCGGGCGAAGCTGCCTACTGCCGGACACCGGCGAGCGGATGATCACCGCCGTTGATTGCACGATCGTTCGCTTCAAACGCGCCGCGTATCTG is drawn from Verrucomicrobiota bacterium and contains these coding sequences:
- a CDS encoding four helix bundle protein — translated: MKNDGKNPKKGTPGDHPSPESHSSHEEHPIIPPRGDYQTLHSFHKAEVVYDLTFRFAHKHLAKGDRTIDQMIQAARSGKKNLLEGSKAALTSKETEIKLTSVARASLEEVLDDYRDYLRVREHREWDKDSKEALYVRRLGRKVPQTYELYREFVDTRPPEVVANIAICLIHQANYLIDQQLRRLEKDFLEQGGLRERMFKARLQHRRQHPPKP